The following are encoded together in the Deltaproteobacteria bacterium genome:
- a CDS encoding 1-deoxy-D-xylulose-5-phosphate reductoisomerase, whose protein sequence is MPQRLAILGATGSIGTSTLDVVAQHPERFEVTALAAGRNVAQLAPLVARWRPRYVAVADHAAAADLQALGLPPGVELGVGDAAVVALAELADVDTVVAAIVGAAGVRSTYAAVRAGKRVALANKESLVVAGALLMQAARAQGATILPVDSEHSAVFQSLHGHRPADVRRIILTASGGPFRDWPAEAMANVTVEQALRHPNWSMGAKITIDSATMMNKGLELIEARWLFDCEPDRLDVVIHRESIIHALVEYCDGAVVAQLAMPDMRAPIAYALAYPERISSGIAPLDLVQCKTLSFTAPDEKQFPCLAVAKAANRRGGAAAAVLNAANEVAVSAFLAKRIPFSAIADVVDATCTRYTDPRGETIDAALATDTEARRVATAILRERHS, encoded by the coding sequence ATGCCGCAACGTTTAGCCATCTTAGGTGCCACCGGGTCGATCGGGACGTCGACGCTCGATGTCGTGGCCCAGCATCCGGAGCGCTTTGAAGTCACCGCGCTGGCGGCGGGGCGGAATGTTGCACAGTTGGCGCCGCTCGTGGCGCGGTGGCGACCGCGATATGTCGCGGTCGCGGATCACGCGGCGGCTGCCGACTTGCAAGCGTTGGGGCTGCCGCCAGGCGTCGAGCTCGGGGTCGGCGATGCCGCCGTCGTCGCGTTGGCCGAATTGGCGGATGTCGATACGGTCGTGGCCGCGATTGTCGGGGCGGCCGGCGTGCGCTCCACCTATGCCGCCGTGCGTGCCGGAAAACGCGTCGCGTTGGCGAATAAGGAATCGTTGGTCGTGGCCGGCGCGCTCCTGATGCAAGCGGCGCGCGCACAGGGCGCCACGATCCTGCCGGTCGACAGCGAACATAGCGCAGTGTTTCAATCGCTGCACGGACATCGTCCCGCCGATGTGCGGCGGATCATCTTGACAGCGAGTGGCGGCCCGTTTCGCGACTGGCCGGCGGAGGCCATGGCCAACGTCACGGTCGAGCAGGCACTGCGACATCCGAACTGGTCGATGGGCGCGAAGATCACAATCGATTCCGCCACGATGATGAACAAAGGTCTGGAATTGATTGAAGCCCGGTGGTTGTTTGATTGCGAGCCGGATCGACTCGACGTCGTGATCCATCGCGAAAGCATTATCCACGCATTAGTCGAGTACTGCGACGGCGCGGTCGTGGCCCAATTGGCGATGCCCGATATGCGCGCCCCGATCGCCTACGCGCTCGCGTATCCGGAGCGGATCAGCAGCGGGATTGCGCCGTTGGATTTAGTGCAATGCAAGACGCTCAGCTTCACCGCTCCCGACGAAAAGCAGTTTCCGTGTCTGGCGGTGGCGAAAGCGGCGAATCGGCGCGGCGGCGCGGCGGCCGCGGTCTTGAATGCGGCGAATGAAGTGGCTGTGAGCGCCTTCCTAGCGAAACGGATTCCGTTCTCCGCGATTGCCGACGTGGTCGATGCCACGTGTACACGGTACACAGATCCGCGCGGCGAGACGATCGACGCGGCGTTGGCCACCGACACCGAGGCGCGGCGCGTGGCCACGGCAATCCTGAGGGAGAGACATTCATGA
- the rseP gene encoding RIP metalloprotease RseP, translating to MMVILQQLWVIVALIGGFGLLVLIHEFGHFIVARRSGIRVEAFSIGFGRVLWQRRRGDTEYRVSLLPLGGYVKMTGEDPDDTASASDPRSYANQSVGTRMRVILAGPVMNLLLAALVMPIPFMLGRERPAFEANPPIVEEVRRFSSADVAGIRPGERIVAVNQRPVATWADVQDAIILAGKGGIVLQMERAGAQRDVPLGESRWGFGIHPSTFLLNRPVVDGTQPGSPAAAAGLQAGDRVTAVAGQPVQYWDELSLACGAGRNLWFWLWAARAWGGRTADALAYVGGQPLELTVVRGDVTLQLQVEPRIDPELGRAILGVTHDPDRVWAGVPKVVWRYGLGQSIVRGTQELGRLFRLTGDFLVRLIHAPSEHYSSLAGPVRIFSMFAQIAQEGLSPYLYFLAFFSLQLGMLNLLPIPVLDGGHLFFLAIEACARRPLARRAREVAQYVGLVFLLSVFVFVTVNDLGSFAWVRRLVDKIF from the coding sequence ATGATGGTCATTTTGCAACAACTCTGGGTCATTGTCGCGCTGATCGGCGGCTTTGGTTTGCTCGTCCTGATCCACGAATTCGGGCACTTCATCGTGGCGCGGCGTTCCGGGATTCGCGTCGAGGCCTTTTCGATCGGCTTCGGACGCGTCTTGTGGCAGCGGCGGCGGGGCGACACGGAATATCGCGTCTCGTTGTTGCCGCTCGGCGGCTACGTCAAGATGACCGGCGAAGATCCGGACGACACCGCGTCTGCGAGCGACCCGCGCAGTTACGCGAATCAATCGGTCGGGACACGGATGCGCGTGATCTTGGCGGGCCCCGTGATGAATCTGCTCCTCGCGGCCTTAGTGATGCCAATTCCATTTATGCTGGGACGCGAGCGGCCGGCCTTCGAGGCCAATCCCCCGATTGTGGAAGAAGTGCGTCGCTTTTCCTCCGCTGACGTGGCTGGAATCCGTCCGGGCGAGCGGATCGTGGCCGTGAATCAGCGGCCAGTGGCGACGTGGGCCGATGTCCAAGATGCCATCATCCTGGCAGGAAAAGGCGGGATCGTCCTCCAGATGGAGCGCGCCGGCGCGCAGCGCGATGTCCCGTTGGGAGAGAGTCGCTGGGGGTTCGGCATCCATCCGAGTACGTTTTTGTTGAATCGCCCCGTGGTCGACGGGACGCAACCTGGCTCTCCGGCAGCAGCGGCAGGCCTCCAAGCCGGCGACCGCGTGACGGCCGTTGCAGGGCAGCCGGTGCAGTATTGGGACGAACTCTCGTTGGCCTGCGGCGCAGGCAGGAATCTCTGGTTCTGGCTCTGGGCCGCACGGGCCTGGGGCGGCCGCACGGCGGATGCGTTGGCGTACGTCGGCGGACAACCATTGGAGCTGACCGTAGTGCGAGGCGACGTCACATTGCAGCTGCAAGTCGAGCCACGGATCGATCCGGAACTAGGGCGTGCGATTTTAGGGGTCACGCACGATCCGGATCGGGTCTGGGCCGGCGTCCCGAAGGTGGTATGGCGTTACGGGCTGGGCCAATCGATCGTTCGCGGCACGCAAGAGTTGGGGCGACTGTTTCGTCTCACCGGTGATTTTTTAGTGCGACTGATCCACGCGCCGAGCGAACACTACAGCTCATTGGCCGGTCCGGTGCGGATCTTCTCAATGTTCGCCCAGATCGCCCAAGAGGGGCTTTCACCGTATCTCTATTTCCTCGCGTTCTTCAGTCTGCAACTCGGAATGTTGAATTTGCTCCCGATCCCGGTGCTGGATGGCGGCCATCTCTTCTTCCTCGCCATCGAGGCCTGTGCCCGCCGCCCACTCGCCCGTCGCGCCCGCGAAGTTGCGCAATATGTCGGCCTAGTGTTTCTGCTCAGCGTGTTTGTCTTCGTCACCGTGAACGATTTGGGTTCGTTCGCGTGGGTGCGGCGATTGGTGGACAAGATTTTTTAG
- a CDS encoding type III polyketide synthase yields the protein MGRAYLNHIAVAVPAQECHAASSAIVRESAAAADRAVLARVWPQLGIARRYTVLPRFWGSDDRAFYRPDHCPGTAERMAMFRAHAWPLAAQALDALFTASGVPSRRSITHLIVTTCTGFYAPGLDYDIVTQADLPPSTQRLVLGFMGCYAAIPALRHASAIVHSDPTARVLIVNVELCSLHFRPQAPLDQLLTFLLFADGAAASVVSAEPRGLRLDGFHHALVPASADAMQWQIHDHGFFMHLDAAIPQLVAAAVRTEQRAVCGPWAVPTVRHWAIHPGGRAILDAVAASYALPDGALADSRAVLRDYGNMSSATIMFVLQRMLAVAAPGPGVAMAFGPGLTLESMRFTISGEVP from the coding sequence ATGGGGCGCGCGTATCTCAATCACATTGCTGTGGCAGTGCCGGCGCAGGAGTGTCATGCGGCGAGCTCTGCGATTGTGCGGGAGTCGGCTGCGGCGGCCGATCGTGCGGTGCTCGCGCGCGTTTGGCCGCAGCTCGGTATTGCGCGGCGCTATACGGTGTTGCCGCGTTTTTGGGGGAGCGACGACCGCGCATTTTATCGGCCGGATCATTGTCCCGGCACGGCCGAACGGATGGCCATGTTTCGTGCGCACGCCTGGCCACTCGCCGCGCAGGCGCTCGACGCCCTCTTCACCGCATCCGGCGTGCCATCACGGCGGAGCATCACGCATCTGATCGTCACGACCTGCACCGGCTTCTACGCGCCGGGACTGGATTACGACATTGTGACGCAGGCCGATCTCCCTCCGAGCACGCAGCGCTTGGTGCTCGGCTTCATGGGATGTTATGCCGCGATTCCGGCGCTGCGCCACGCGAGTGCAATTGTGCACAGCGATCCGACGGCACGCGTGCTGATCGTCAACGTGGAACTCTGCTCGCTCCATTTTCGGCCACAGGCCCCGCTGGATCAATTGCTCACGTTTCTCCTCTTTGCGGATGGTGCCGCCGCAAGTGTCGTGAGCGCGGAGCCGCGCGGTTTGCGGCTCGACGGGTTTCATCATGCCCTGGTCCCCGCGAGTGCGGACGCAATGCAGTGGCAGATTCACGATCACGGATTCTTTATGCATCTCGACGCCGCGATTCCACAATTGGTGGCCGCTGCGGTCCGCACCGAACAACGGGCCGTGTGCGGGCCGTGGGCCGTTCCCACAGTGCGCCACTGGGCGATCCATCCCGGCGGTCGTGCGATTCTCGATGCCGTGGCGGCGAGCTATGCGTTACCGGACGGAGCACTGGCGGACTCGCGCGCGGTGTTGCGGGACTACGGCAATATGTCGTCGGCGACGATCATGTTCGTGTTGCAGCGGATGTTAGCGGTCGCCGCGCCGGGCCCTGGCGTGGCGATGGCGTTCGGTCCGGGACTGACGTTGGAGAGCATGCGATTTACGATCAGCGGTGAGGTTCCATGA
- a CDS encoding methyltransferase domain-containing protein: MTRWAQRSCAEELMDDASVPDATFAATLQEIARINRWTCAYAPTLAALERFTVRHDSARPLQILDLGSGYGDMLRVVAAWAVRRGVNVQLTGIDRHPAAALAARAATPAQWPIAFETADVLTYAPPVPVDVIICSLFLHHFATDAATSLLRRMTELAQLGWFVNDLHRHPIPYYAVRWAVRLIGSGPLVRTDAPLSIARAFTRRDLQTLIARAAIDASRVQIRWHWPFRWGMTYAHRS, encoded by the coding sequence ATGACCCGTTGGGCCCAGCGGAGTTGCGCCGAGGAATTGATGGATGATGCCTCGGTGCCGGATGCGACCTTTGCGGCGACGCTGCAAGAGATCGCCCGCATTAACCGTTGGACGTGTGCCTATGCGCCGACGTTGGCGGCGTTGGAGCGCTTTACTGTACGACATGACAGCGCGCGTCCGCTACAAATCCTCGATCTCGGTTCTGGCTATGGCGACATGTTGCGCGTCGTCGCCGCATGGGCGGTTCGGCGCGGCGTGAACGTGCAGCTGACGGGAATTGATCGCCATCCGGCGGCGGCCCTTGCTGCGCGTGCGGCGACGCCCGCGCAATGGCCGATCGCGTTCGAAACTGCAGACGTGCTCACGTACGCGCCGCCGGTGCCCGTCGATGTCATCATCTGCTCGCTCTTCTTACATCATTTCGCGACCGACGCTGCCACGTCGTTGCTGCGCCGGATGACGGAGCTCGCTCAACTCGGTTGGTTCGTGAACGATCTGCACCGCCATCCAATCCCGTACTACGCGGTGCGATGGGCTGTGCGACTTATCGGCAGCGGTCCACTAGTGCGGACGGACGCGCCACTCTCGATCGCGCGTGCGTTCACGCGGCGCGATCTCCAGACCTTGATTGCGCGCGCCGCGATTGACGCTTCGCGGGTCCAGATCCGCTGGCACTGGCCATTCCGCTGGGGCATGACCTATGCGCACCGCTCATAA
- a CDS encoding FAD-dependent oxidoreductase translates to MRTAHNESHDVWDSIVIGAGLAGSAAAYHLAQRGRRVLLLEREATIHPKVCGEVIRAEALPYLLAMDVDVAALGAQQLTRARCLAGSARTTLLFPTPAYGLSRVTLDTACSARAMAVGTTLHLGETVHAIAQTDGAYDITTSHDTYRGRSIILATGKHDLRSVQTRATRHSLRGAVGIKWHCQATHAAVAELGNTVWMLAFPGGYAGLCRVGATTVNLCGSVTPAWLARHGRQPHQLRAFLHDTFPIARPLLDGLTSEDTQPLVIAGIPYGFFRPAASLTHDGAYAVGDQVATMPSVVGIGMTVALATGTLAAIDLDATLRGQPRRYEDQLHRLLARARRAALFTHAMMTSAAAPYGVRLCRWLPPLGHGVLHASRVPSAGVVFARQG, encoded by the coding sequence ATGCGCACCGCTCATAACGAGTCACACGACGTGTGGGATAGCATCGTCATCGGCGCGGGCCTCGCGGGCAGCGCGGCCGCGTATCATCTCGCACAGCGCGGTCGTCGCGTCCTGCTTCTCGAGCGGGAAGCCACGATCCATCCGAAGGTCTGTGGCGAAGTGATTCGCGCCGAGGCCCTGCCGTATCTGCTGGCGATGGACGTCGATGTCGCCGCGTTAGGCGCACAGCAGTTAACACGCGCGCGCTGTCTCGCCGGATCCGCCCGCACGACGCTGCTCTTTCCAACACCCGCGTACGGACTGTCACGCGTCACGCTCGACACCGCGTGCAGTGCGCGAGCGATGGCCGTTGGAACAACGTTGCACCTCGGTGAAACAGTGCACGCCATCGCGCAGACCGATGGCGCCTATGACATCACGACTTCGCATGACACGTATCGCGGACGCAGTATCATCCTCGCCACGGGCAAACACGATCTGCGCTCCGTGCAGACACGTGCCACACGCCATTCTCTACGTGGGGCGGTCGGCATCAAATGGCATTGTCAGGCGACGCATGCGGCGGTGGCCGAGCTTGGCAACACCGTGTGGATGCTGGCCTTCCCTGGAGGCTATGCCGGACTCTGTCGTGTCGGCGCGACGACGGTCAATCTCTGCGGCTCCGTCACGCCCGCATGGCTCGCCCGCCACGGTCGCCAACCACACCAGCTGCGCGCGTTCTTGCACGACACGTTTCCGATTGCGCGCCCGCTGCTGGACGGCCTCACGTCCGAAGACACTCAACCATTGGTGATTGCTGGCATTCCGTATGGATTTTTTCGACCGGCGGCCTCGCTCACCCACGACGGCGCGTATGCAGTCGGCGATCAAGTCGCGACGATGCCGAGTGTCGTCGGGATCGGCATGACCGTCGCGTTGGCCACGGGAACCCTCGCCGCGATCGACCTCGATGCCACGCTACGCGGCCAGCCGCGCCGCTACGAGGACCAACTGCATCGGCTCCTCGCCCGTGCGCGCCGGGCCGCACTCTTCACGCACGCCATGATGACTTCGGCCGCTGCGCCATACGGCGTACGTCTCTGTCGTTGGCTGCCGCCGCTGGGTCACGGAGTGCTCCACGCCAGTCGGGTTCCTTCCGCTGGGGTAGTTTTCGCGCGCCAGGGTTGA
- a CDS encoding DNA-directed RNA polymerase subunit omega, whose translation MARVTVEDCLETLENRFSLVHLAAKRAKELLKGARPMYPCKNREVVTALREIADRKVIAHIPNPKRTA comes from the coding sequence ATGGCACGAGTCACGGTCGAAGATTGTTTAGAGACGCTGGAAAACCGGTTCTCTTTGGTCCATTTAGCGGCCAAACGGGCGAAGGAATTGCTCAAAGGGGCGCGGCCGATGTATCCCTGTAAGAACCGCGAAGTGGTCACCGCGCTGCGCGAGATCGCCGATCGCAAAGTGATCGCCCACATCCCCAACCCGAAGCGCACGGCGTAG
- the rsfS gene encoding ribosome silencing factor, with product MRTAVPVSKTSAGAVEPRLALIAGVVEEMKGEALTILDLRSLTSFTDFFLLCSGTSDRHVQSIGETIVTRLKSHGIMPLGVEGHDSAQWILIDYGAIVVHVFYPAAREFYQIEKFWADAPVISL from the coding sequence ATGCGCACCGCAGTTCCAGTATCGAAGACCTCTGCCGGCGCCGTTGAACCACGGCTCGCGCTGATCGCGGGCGTCGTGGAAGAAATGAAGGGCGAGGCGCTGACGATCCTCGACCTGCGCAGTCTTACCAGCTTCACGGATTTCTTCCTACTCTGCAGCGGCACGTCCGACCGCCACGTCCAATCGATCGGCGAGACGATCGTCACACGCTTGAAGTCCCACGGGATCATGCCGCTCGGGGTCGAAGGGCACGACAGCGCGCAATGGATCCTGATCGACTATGGCGCCATCGTGGTCCACGTCTTTTACCCCGCCGCGCGCGAGTTCTACCAAATCGAAAAATTCTGGGCCGACGCCCCCGTGATTTCGCTATGA
- a CDS encoding 2,3-bisphosphoglycerate-independent phosphoglycerate mutase, which produces MKPVMLIILDGWGHREAREGNAVALAQTPVFDRLWATCPRTLLRTSGLDVGLPDGVMGNSEVGHLNIGAGRVVYQDLTRINESIRQVEFAANASLTAACALVQRTGATLHLMGLLSNGSVHSHIDHLLALLTTTRAVGVTNIRLHLFLDGRDTPPQSGVGFLQQLQAYLTDHRHPARIASVSGRYYAMDRDKRWERTKLAYDAIVHGVGPRVTDPLAMLHDSYREGVTDEFVLPTVVVADGQPVGPIRDGDVVLAINFRADRMRQLTRALACEDFQDFDRGAYIRLGQYLCMTSYHQDFRFPLLFPPQSMSNLCGELVAARGLRQLRIAETEKYAHVTFFFNGGEERLYPGEDRVLVPSPRDVPTYDHKPEMSAREVTAAVCQRITDDAYDFIVLNFANPDMVGHTGVLAAAIRAVETTDACLGQVLEALLARGGAAIVTADHGNCEQMIMSDGTPHTSHTTNLVPCCLVQPPSAACTLRDGGRLADLAPTLLELMGILRPSEMTGRSLIVAG; this is translated from the coding sequence ATGAAACCGGTGATGTTAATTATCCTCGACGGCTGGGGCCATCGCGAGGCGCGCGAGGGGAATGCCGTCGCGTTGGCGCAAACGCCCGTGTTCGACCGGCTCTGGGCGACCTGCCCGCGGACGCTGCTGCGCACCTCCGGTCTCGACGTCGGACTCCCGGACGGTGTGATGGGCAATTCCGAAGTCGGGCATCTGAATATCGGCGCGGGCCGCGTGGTCTATCAAGACCTGACCCGAATTAACGAATCGATCCGGCAGGTGGAGTTCGCTGCGAACGCCTCGCTGACGGCCGCGTGCGCGTTAGTGCAACGCACCGGGGCGACACTCCATCTGATGGGACTGCTCTCTAACGGGAGCGTCCACAGCCATATCGATCATTTGTTGGCGCTGCTCACGACCACGCGCGCGGTCGGCGTCACCAACATCCGCCTGCATCTGTTTCTCGACGGCCGCGACACGCCGCCGCAGAGTGGTGTCGGGTTTTTGCAACAACTGCAGGCGTATCTGACCGATCACCGACATCCGGCGCGGATCGCGTCAGTGAGTGGGCGCTACTATGCGATGGATCGCGATAAGCGTTGGGAACGGACCAAGCTAGCCTATGACGCGATCGTGCATGGGGTGGGGCCGCGCGTCACGGATCCGCTCGCGATGTTGCACGACTCGTATCGCGAGGGCGTGACCGACGAATTCGTGCTGCCGACCGTGGTTGTAGCCGACGGACAGCCAGTCGGTCCGATCCGTGACGGCGATGTGGTGTTGGCGATCAATTTTCGCGCCGACCGGATGCGCCAACTGACGCGCGCGTTAGCGTGCGAGGATTTCCAAGACTTCGATCGCGGGGCGTATATTCGATTGGGACAATATCTGTGCATGACGTCGTATCACCAAGACTTTCGTTTTCCGCTGCTCTTCCCGCCGCAGTCGATGTCGAATTTGTGCGGTGAACTCGTGGCGGCGCGCGGATTGCGCCAACTCCGGATCGCAGAGACGGAAAAATATGCGCACGTCACGTTTTTCTTTAATGGGGGCGAAGAACGGTTGTACCCGGGCGAAGACCGTGTCTTAGTGCCGTCGCCGCGCGATGTCCCGACCTACGACCACAAACCGGAGATGAGTGCGCGCGAAGTCACGGCCGCGGTCTGCCAACGGATTACCGACGACGCGTATGACTTCATCGTGTTAAACTTCGCCAATCCCGACATGGTGGGGCATACCGGCGTGCTGGCTGCGGCGATTCGTGCGGTCGAGACGACCGACGCGTGTCTGGGGCAGGTGTTGGAAGCGCTGTTGGCGCGCGGCGGCGCAGCGATCGTGACTGCGGATCATGGGAATTGTGAACAGATGATCATGTCGGATGGCACGCCGCATACGTCGCATACCACGAATTTGGTGCCGTGCTGTTTGGTGCAGCCACCGTCCGCAGCGTGTACCTTGCGCGACGGCGGACGGTTGGCGGATTTGGCGCCGACGTTGTTGGAGCTGATGGGGATTCTGCGGCCGTCCGAGATGACGGGGCGGAGTTTGATCGTCGCGGGGTAA
- a CDS encoding ComF family protein, protein MPTESHQTFKKNEWWGRAWVGAALAAVFPRRCVGCDRVLGAGSDGEAGICAGCAVVVPWVMGPVGTAWVPNLRWERLTAVCRFEGPLVAAIHGLKYERRTDRARALSALLWQSVAARCPYDVVLAVPLAADRLRERGYNQSQLLAKGVARRFGVRAPVDWVRRVRATRPQVGLEAGARLDNVRGAFAMTPRGAAGTRDRRVLLIDDVLTTGATLHECARVLHRAGAVRLDVAVIAVA, encoded by the coding sequence ATGCCTACCGAGTCGCACCAAACCTTTAAAAAAAATGAGTGGTGGGGGCGGGCGTGGGTGGGGGCGGCGCTGGCGGCGGTGTTCCCGCGGCGGTGTGTGGGGTGCGATCGGGTGTTGGGGGCGGGGAGTGACGGGGAGGCGGGAATTTGTGCGGGCTGTGCGGTGGTAGTGCCGTGGGTGATGGGGCCGGTGGGGACGGCGTGGGTGCCGAATCTGCGGTGGGAGCGGTTGACGGCGGTGTGTCGATTCGAGGGGCCGTTGGTGGCGGCGATTCATGGATTGAAATATGAGCGGCGGACGGATCGGGCGCGGGCATTGAGTGCTTTATTATGGCAAAGTGTTGCGGCGCGCTGTCCGTACGACGTCGTGTTGGCGGTGCCGCTCGCGGCGGATCGGTTGCGGGAGCGGGGATATAATCAGTCGCAGTTGTTGGCGAAAGGAGTGGCCCGCCGATTCGGAGTGCGGGCGCCGGTCGATTGGGTGCGGCGCGTCCGCGCCACGCGGCCGCAAGTGGGCTTGGAGGCGGGCGCGCGGCTGGACAACGTCCGTGGCGCGTTCGCGATGACACCGCGCGGCGCTGCCGGAACGCGGGACCGCCGGGTCCTGTTGATCGACGATGTGTTAACGACCGGCGCAACGTTGCACGAATGCGCTCGAGTCCTTCACCGCGCCGGTGCGGTGCGTCTCGATGTGGCCGTGATCGCGGTGGCATAG